TGGGCACGGCGATTTCGGGGACCACCTTCAGTTTCAAGATCGAGGTTCGCCTCGGGGCCGGGGCATTCGTGTGCGGCGAGGAGACGGCGCTCATCGCCTCGATCGAAGGCGACCGCGGTACGCCGAGGCCGCGGCCGCCCTACCCGGCGGAGGTCGGTCTCTGGGGCTACCCGACGCTCATCAACAACGTCGAGACGTTCGCCAGCGTCGCGCCAATCGTGCGCAACGGAGGCAACTGGTACGCGGCGATCGGCACCAGGAAGAGCAAGGGCACCAAGGTCTTCGCGCTCGCCGGACGCGTGGCCAACACCGGGCTCATCGAAGTGCCCATGGGAATCACGCTCAGGGAAATCGTCTTCGACATCGGCGGCGGCATTCCCGACGGACGGCAGTTCAAGGCGGTGCAGACCGGCGGACCGTCCGGCGGCTGCCTGCCCGAGCAGTTCCTCGACATGCCGGTCGAGTACGAGTCGCTCGCCGAGGCCGGGTCGATGATGGGCTCGGGCGGGATGATCGTCATGGACGACACCTCGTGCATGGTCGACGTCGCGAGGTTCTTCATGGAGTTCTGCATGACCGAGTCGTGCGGCAAGTGCGTGCCGTGCCGTGTCGGCACCGTGCAGATGCACGACCTGCTGAGCCGAATCACCGAGGGCCGGGCCACGCTCGCCGACCTCGCGCTGCTCGAGGAGCTCTGCGACGTGGTGCAGCACACGAGCCTGTGCGGGCTGGGGCAGACGGCCCCCAACCCCGTCGTCTCGACCCTGCGCTACTTCCGTGACGAGTACATGGCCCACATCGTCGACCAGCGCTGTCCGGCGGGCGTCTGCCGCATGCCGCAGGCCCGGGAGGTGACCGCATGATGCCCGGCACCCGTGTCGTCACGTTGAAGATCGACGATCAGGACCTCGGCGCCCGCGAAGACCAGACCATCCTCGAGGTCGCACGCGAGCACCACATCGACATCCCCACGCTGTGCCACCTGCAGGGGCTCTCCGACGTCGGGGCCTGCCGACTGTGCCTCGTCGAGATCAAGGGGCAATCGCGCCTGCAGGCGTCGTGTGTCGCCAGGGTCGCCGAGGGCATGGAGGTCGTGACCGACTCCGAGCGTCTCCAGCGCTACCGCCGGACCATCGTGGAACTGCTCTTCTCGGAGCGGAACCACGTCTGTTCGGTGTGCGTGTCGAACGGCCACTGCGAACTGCAGGATCTGAGCCGCACGGTCGGCATGACGCACGTCCACGTGCCGTACCTCTTTCCCGTGCACCAGGTCGATGCCTCGCACGAGCGATTCGTCGTCGATCACAACCGCTGCGTGCTGTGCACGCGCTGCGTCCGGGTGTGCGACGAGATCGAGGGCGCGCACACGTGGGACCTGCTCGGCCGGGGCCTCGGCGCCCGCGTCATCACGGACCTCAACCAGCCGTGGGGCACGTCGGAGACGTGCACGAGTTGCGGCAAGTGCGTGCACGTCTGCCCGACCGGCGCCCTGACCGAGAAGGGCAAGTCGGTGCAGGAGATGGCCAAGCGCTCGCAGTTCCTGCCGTACCTGACGCAGATGCGGGGCCGCAGAGAGGAATAGGACCATGAAGCCCACGCTGGCCACGGTGTGGCTCGACGGCTGCTCGGGCTGCCACATGTCGCTGCTCGACATGGACGAGCGCCTGATCGACGTGCTCGCGCGCGCCGACCTCGTCTACAGCCCGCTCGTCGACCTGAAGGTCTTTCCCGACACGGTCGACGTCACGCTCGTCGAGGGCGCCGTCAGCAGCGAGGAGGACCTGCACAAGATCCGGCACGTCCGCGAACGGACGAAGCTGCTCGTCGCGCTCGGCGACTGCGCGGTGACGAGCAACGTGCCCGGCATGCGCAACCTGTTCGGGGTGGCGGCCGTCATGCGCCGGGCCTACGACGACACGGTGGCCGGGCCGGGGCGCGGGACGACGCCGTCGGAGGTGATTCCCGCACTCCTGCCGACCTCGCGCCCGGTCCACGAGGTGGTCACGGTCG
Above is a genomic segment from Acidobacteriota bacterium containing:
- a CDS encoding SLBB domain-containing protein — its product is MTRDELDEIASREIEARGSRRHHLHVCVAASCLSSRSDQVKKALEDEIERLDMAHQCRVTGVGCLGLCKEGPLVAVEPAGLMYHGVAPDDAHAVAASLGSVAVERLLLPSDLPFFERQRKVALENSGRVDPERIEDYIARGGYAALIDALTTMTPPGVVEQVMRSGLRGRGGGGYPTGLKWSTVAKASSPRKFVICNGDEGDPGAFMDRSVLESDPHRVVEGMALAGYAVGASEGYIYVRAEYPLAVERLRKAIKQAERLGLLGTAISGTTFSFKIEVRLGAGAFVCGEETALIASIEGDRGTPRPRPPYPAEVGLWGYPTLINNVETFASVAPIVRNGGNWYAAIGTRKSKGTKVFALAGRVANTGLIEVPMGITLREIVFDIGGGIPDGRQFKAVQTGGPSGGCLPEQFLDMPVEYESLAEAGSMMGSGGMIVMDDTSCMVDVARFFMEFCMTESCGKCVPCRVGTVQMHDLLSRITEGRATLADLALLEELCDVVQHTSLCGLGQTAPNPVVSTLRYFRDEYMAHIVDQRCPAGVCRMPQAREVTA
- the hoxU gene encoding bidirectional hydrogenase complex protein HoxU, with translation MMPGTRVVTLKIDDQDLGAREDQTILEVAREHHIDIPTLCHLQGLSDVGACRLCLVEIKGQSRLQASCVARVAEGMEVVTDSERLQRYRRTIVELLFSERNHVCSVCVSNGHCELQDLSRTVGMTHVHVPYLFPVHQVDASHERFVVDHNRCVLCTRCVRVCDEIEGAHTWDLLGRGLGARVITDLNQPWGTSETCTSCGKCVHVCPTGALTEKGKSVQEMAKRSQFLPYLTQMRGRREE
- a CDS encoding NADP oxidoreductase translates to MKPTLATVWLDGCSGCHMSLLDMDERLIDVLARADLVYSPLVDLKVFPDTVDVTLVEGAVSSEEDLHKIRHVRERTKLLVALGDCAVTSNVPGMRNLFGVAAVMRRAYDDTVAGPGRGTTPSEVIPALLPTSRPVHEVVTVDLFLPGCPPPADAIHTLINELVEGRTPDLSALSRLGR